In Paenibacillus larvae subsp. larvae, the following proteins share a genomic window:
- a CDS encoding PTS mannose/fructose/sorbose/N-acetylgalactosamine transporter subunit IIC, producing the protein MTTIEWWQILLLTLYSAFAIYDGNNTTFGFVKPTMAGFFAGLVLGDIQTGMIVGGTLNLLVLGVGNFGGASIPDYMTGALLGTTFAVLSGKGAEFGATLAIPIGLLMVQLDVFARFTNTFFQHRAEKLVESGNLKKASRMNLWGLVPTSLSRMIPVFLALVFGSAFVQQIVEGIPAWLMSGLQTAGKILPALGIAILLRYLPVKANFAFLIIGFFIAAYLKVSVLGAALVGLALAMIFFQMFSKEKEEALTGSGGMGDE; encoded by the coding sequence ATGACAACGATTGAATGGTGGCAAATTCTTCTTTTGACTCTCTATTCAGCATTTGCGATTTATGACGGCAATAATACAACGTTTGGATTTGTTAAACCGACGATGGCAGGTTTTTTTGCAGGACTTGTTTTAGGGGATATCCAAACAGGAATGATTGTCGGAGGTACTTTAAACTTGCTGGTTCTTGGCGTAGGAAATTTTGGCGGAGCATCCATTCCGGATTATATGACCGGAGCGTTGCTTGGAACTACCTTTGCGGTTTTAAGCGGTAAGGGGGCCGAGTTTGGGGCAACACTGGCGATCCCAATCGGATTGCTGATGGTACAGCTTGATGTTTTTGCACGTTTCACCAATACCTTTTTCCAGCATCGTGCCGAGAAATTAGTGGAAAGCGGCAATTTGAAAAAAGCGTCCCGGATGAACTTGTGGGGACTGGTTCCGACCTCCCTTTCCAGAATGATTCCCGTATTCCTTGCACTGGTATTCGGATCGGCATTTGTCCAGCAAATTGTGGAGGGTATTCCGGCCTGGTTAATGAGCGGTTTGCAGACGGCGGGTAAGATTTTGCCGGCACTTGGTATTGCCATCCTGCTTCGCTATTTGCCTGTGAAAGCGAATTTCGCGTTTCTGATTATCGGTTTTTTCATCGCTGCTTATTTAAAAGTATCTGTATTGGGGGCGGCACTGGTCGGGCTTGCACTGGCGATGATTTTCTTCCAAATGTTCAGTAAGGAGAAAGAAGAAGCACTGACAGGAAGCGGAGGTATGGGCGATGAGTAA
- a CDS encoding PTS sugar transporter subunit IIA, whose amino-acid sequence MNVLVVSHEGMASGLVKAVRMIIGPQEQLFWLELTEEGGVLPFAAELEARLNSWQKSGQSGLLFTDLLGGTPMNQAMAVTTKLDLTKKVKIISGYNLAIVLEALSIEDTSFENVDINQLLEAGKQGIAYPEPGASLAHDLDE is encoded by the coding sequence ATGAATGTTTTAGTTGTTTCACATGAAGGCATGGCAAGCGGTCTTGTAAAAGCGGTTCGGATGATCATTGGCCCGCAAGAACAGCTTTTTTGGCTGGAATTGACAGAAGAAGGGGGGGTACTGCCTTTTGCTGCTGAATTAGAAGCCAGATTAAATAGCTGGCAGAAGTCAGGACAATCCGGACTTCTATTTACCGACCTGCTTGGGGGAACTCCTATGAACCAGGCTATGGCGGTAACTACAAAACTGGACCTTACTAAGAAGGTCAAAATTATAAGCGGATATAATTTAGCAATAGTTTTGGAAGCGCTATCTATAGAGGATACTTCGTTTGAAAATGTGGATATAAACCAGTTGTTGGAAGCAGGAAAACAAGGAATTGCATACCCTGAACCGGGGGCTTCATTGGCACATGATTTAGATGAATAG